From Bacillota bacterium, the proteins below share one genomic window:
- a CDS encoding inorganic phosphate transporter has protein sequence MVGGVLGAALIFEFVNGFHDTGNAIATSLATRALSPRGALFLAGFGNFCGAFLSTRVAETVGKGILREEYVFLPIIFAGLLGALAWNLITWYLALPTSSSHALIGGLAGAAFAAFGLPALNWSGLAKIFCFLLLSPVLGLAGGILFFSCLRFCLPRSGDYARVFRRLQLISAFLVALTHGSNDAQKVMGIITMTLFGIGLLPSFEVPVWVMLISALTLALGTAAGGWRIIATLGTRLTKLFPEHGFAAETAAALVIYAATLSGAPVSTTHVVAAAIIGVGASQGRKNVAWNLAREIGVAWLLTIPLSGLIGAGFYFLLVLGRWV, from the coding sequence ATGGTGGGGGGAGTCCTCGGTGCGGCCCTCATCTTTGAGTTTGTAAACGGTTTTCACGACACAGGAAACGCCATCGCCACCTCCCTGGCAACGAGGGCCTTGAGCCCCCGGGGCGCTCTTTTCCTGGCAGGGTTTGGGAACTTTTGTGGTGCTTTTTTGAGTACAAGGGTTGCTGAAACAGTAGGAAAAGGTATTCTCAGGGAGGAATACGTTTTTCTCCCGATTATCTTCGCCGGACTGCTGGGTGCTCTGGCCTGGAATTTGATTACCTGGTACCTGGCTCTGCCTACCAGTTCTTCTCATGCTTTGATAGGGGGGCTTGCCGGCGCCGCATTCGCCGCCTTCGGATTACCTGCTCTCAACTGGTCGGGCCTGGCAAAGATCTTTTGCTTCCTCCTGTTATCCCCTGTTTTAGGGCTTGCAGGGGGTATCCTGTTTTTCTCCTGCCTCCGGTTCTGCTTGCCCCGGTCCGGGGACTACGCCCGGGTATTTCGCCGTCTCCAGTTGATTTCCGCTTTTTTGGTTGCCCTCACCCATGGCTCTAATGACGCCCAGAAGGTGATGGGGATCATCACCATGACCCTTTTTGGTATCGGCCTCTTGCCCTCTTTTGAGGTACCCGTTTGGGTGATGCTGATCTCGGCCCTGACCCTGGCTTTAGGGACTGCGGCCGGGGGGTGGAGGATCATTGCAACCCTGGGGACGCGCCTGACGAAGCTCTTTCCGGAGCACGGGTTTGCCGCGGAAACGGCCGCCGCTCTCGTGATTTATGCGGCAACCTTAAGCGGTGCCCCGGTCAGCACAACCCATGTTGTGGCTGCAGCGATCATCGGTGTAGGAGCATCGCAGGGTAGAAAAAATGTCGCCTGGAATCTTGCCCGGGAAATCGGCGTTGCCTGGTTGCTGACCATCCCGTTGAGCGGCTTGATCGGCGCCGGCTTCTACTTTTTGCTGGTTTTAGGCAGGTGGGTCTAA
- the groL gene encoding chaperonin GroEL (60 kDa chaperone family; promotes refolding of misfolded polypeptides especially under stressful conditions; forms two stacked rings of heptamers to form a barrel-shaped 14mer; ends can be capped by GroES; misfolded proteins enter the barrel where they are refolded when GroES binds), which yields MPKELNFREDARHSLERGVNKLADTVKVTLGPKGRNVVLEKKFGPPQITNDGVTIAREIELEDPWENMGAQLVKEVATKTNDVAGDGTTTATLLAQAMIREGMKNVAAGANPMILKRGIERAVEAAVGKIKELAKPVESKEAIAQVASISAADEEIGNWVADAMEKVGNDGVITVEESQTIGTTLEVVEGMQFDRGYISPYMITDPEKMEARLDDPFILVTDKKVSAVADIIPILEKVAQTGKPLLIVAEDVEGEALATLVVNKLRGALTCVAVKAPGFGDRRKAMLEDIAILTAGQVISEEAGLRLENATLNMLGRASRVTVAKEETTIVEGRGSTEAIEKRIAQIKRQYEEATSEYDREKLQERMAKLAGGVAVIKVGAATEVELREKKHRIEDALAATRAAVEEGIVAGGGVALVNAIPALGQVEAEGDEATGIGIVKKALEEPLRQIANNAGFEGSVVVEKVKTLEPDVGFNALTEKYDNMFEAGIVDPAKVTRSALQNAASIAAMLLTTECLIADKPEEEGEKGGMPRMPQMPPMM from the coding sequence ATGCCAAAGGAACTTAATTTCCGCGAAGATGCACGCCATTCCCTGGAACGGGGCGTGAACAAGCTGGCAGATACCGTAAAGGTGACTTTGGGCCCTAAGGGCCGGAATGTTGTTTTAGAAAAAAAATTCGGCCCCCCGCAGATTACCAACGACGGGGTCACGATTGCCCGGGAAATCGAGCTGGAGGACCCCTGGGAGAACATGGGCGCCCAGCTTGTAAAAGAAGTGGCGACAAAGACGAATGATGTCGCAGGTGATGGAACGACGACAGCAACGCTTCTCGCCCAGGCGATGATCCGGGAGGGCATGAAAAACGTTGCCGCCGGGGCGAACCCCATGATTTTGAAGCGGGGGATCGAGCGGGCGGTCGAAGCGGCCGTCGGGAAGATTAAGGAGCTCGCAAAGCCGGTTGAGAGCAAGGAGGCCATTGCCCAGGTCGCTTCGATCTCTGCGGCTGACGAGGAAATCGGTAACTGGGTTGCCGATGCCATGGAAAAAGTGGGAAACGACGGGGTCATTACAGTTGAAGAATCCCAAACCATCGGCACGACCCTCGAGGTTGTTGAGGGGATGCAGTTCGACCGGGGGTATATTTCTCCCTATATGATTACCGATCCCGAGAAAATGGAAGCGAGACTGGATGATCCCTTCATTCTCGTTACCGATAAGAAGGTTTCGGCTGTAGCGGATATCATCCCCATTTTAGAAAAGGTTGCTCAAACCGGAAAACCACTGCTCATTGTGGCAGAAGATGTTGAAGGAGAAGCTCTCGCAACCCTGGTTGTAAACAAGCTGCGGGGTGCTCTTACCTGTGTTGCCGTAAAAGCACCCGGTTTTGGGGACCGGCGGAAGGCAATGCTGGAAGATATTGCAATTCTTACAGCGGGCCAGGTAATTAGCGAGGAAGCAGGTCTGAGGCTTGAGAACGCTACCCTCAACATGCTGGGCCGGGCAAGCCGGGTTACGGTTGCCAAGGAAGAAACGACCATTGTGGAGGGGAGAGGTTCCACTGAAGCAATTGAAAAGCGGATCGCCCAGATCAAGCGCCAGTATGAAGAGGCAACTTCTGAGTACGACCGTGAGAAGCTCCAGGAGCGGATGGCCAAGCTGGCCGGAGGTGTAGCCGTGATCAAGGTCGGAGCAGCAACCGAGGTGGAGCTCCGTGAGAAGAAGCACCGGATCGAGGATGCCCTTGCTGCAACCCGCGCTGCGGTCGAAGAGGGGATTGTCGCAGGGGGCGGTGTTGCGCTGGTTAACGCCATTCCTGCGCTGGGACAAGTTGAAGCCGAAGGGGACGAAGCGACGGGGATCGGTATCGTGAAAAAAGCCCTGGAGGAACCCCTCCGGCAGATCGCCAATAACGCCGGTTTTGAGGGTTCCGTTGTGGTGGAAAAGGTGAAAACACTGGAGCCTGACGTCGGTTTCAATGCCCTGACGGAAAAATACGACAACATGTTCGAGGCAGGAATTGTTGATCCGGCCAAGGTGACCCGTTCCGCCCTGCAGAACGCGGCGAGTATTGCTGCGATGCTGCTCACCACCGAGTGCCTGATTGCCGACAAGCCCGAGGAGGAAGGCGAAAAGGGCGGGATGCCCAGGATGCCCCAGATGCCGCCAATGATGTAA
- a CDS encoding DUF362 domain-containing protein, whose translation MPAEVFYADLRAKSGENLLDKVGLLFDRAGFGSLIKPGELVAVKIHFGEKGNTAFIRPQYARQVVEKIKEGGGRPFLTDANTLYVGSRANAVDHLETALANGFAYATVAAPLIIADGLRGRDFVTVEINQKHFREAKVASASYYADALIVLTHFKGHEMTGFGGVLKNIGMGLGSRAAKRAMHSDALPSVNPKKCVACGRCTRWCPADAIRVEEVAVIDHRRCMGCGECTITCRERAITVSWKTGPEAIQEKIVEYAYAVLKNKKGRAGYITFLVDITPECDCCSYNDVPIVQDIGILAGTDPIALDQACVDLVNTLATLPGGKIELPAGADKFRGLYPGVDWTVQLAYGEKIGLGTRSYRLIRV comes from the coding sequence TTGCCGGCAGAAGTATTTTACGCAGACTTGAGAGCAAAAAGTGGGGAAAACTTACTGGATAAAGTTGGACTGCTCTTCGACCGCGCCGGTTTCGGTTCGCTGATCAAGCCGGGAGAGCTGGTAGCCGTCAAAATCCACTTCGGGGAAAAGGGAAATACCGCCTTCATCCGCCCGCAGTACGCCCGTCAGGTAGTCGAGAAAATTAAGGAGGGCGGGGGGAGGCCCTTCCTGACAGATGCCAATACCCTTTACGTGGGAAGCCGGGCCAACGCCGTAGACCACCTGGAAACCGCCCTGGCAAACGGCTTTGCCTACGCCACCGTCGCGGCGCCGCTGATCATTGCCGACGGTCTCCGGGGGCGTGATTTTGTCACTGTAGAAATCAACCAGAAGCATTTCCGGGAGGCGAAGGTGGCAAGCGCCTCCTATTACGCTGATGCCTTAATCGTCCTCACCCATTTTAAGGGGCACGAGATGACGGGGTTTGGAGGAGTTCTAAAAAACATCGGGATGGGCCTGGGGTCGCGTGCCGCCAAGCGGGCCATGCACTCGGACGCTCTGCCCAGCGTGAATCCCAAAAAATGCGTGGCCTGCGGGCGCTGCACCAGGTGGTGCCCGGCAGACGCCATCAGGGTAGAAGAGGTTGCGGTAATCGATCACAGGCGCTGCATGGGGTGCGGGGAGTGTACCATCACATGCAGGGAAAGGGCGATTACCGTGAGCTGGAAAACGGGGCCGGAGGCGATCCAGGAGAAGATCGTCGAGTACGCTTACGCGGTTTTGAAAAACAAAAAAGGAAGGGCGGGGTACATCACCTTCCTTGTTGATATCACCCCTGAATGCGACTGCTGCAGTTACAACGACGTTCCCATTGTCCAGGACATCGGGATCCTGGCAGGTACAGACCCCATCGCGCTCGACCAGGCCTGCGTTGATCTTGTAAATACGCTCGCGACACTCCCGGGAGGCAAGATCGAACTCCCGGCAGGGGCTGATAAATTCCGGGGGCTTTACCCCGGCGTTGACTGGACGGTGCAGCTGGCTTATGGTGAAAAAATCGGGCTGGGCACCAGAAGTTACCGATTGATCCGGGTGTGA
- a CDS encoding adenosylhomocysteinase, with amino-acid sequence MNPECLTLKDEDLSKRGEQRIEWAWRRMPVLRQIQKGWENSRPLQGIRLAACLHISAKTANLARVLKAGGAQVVLCASNPLSTQDDVAAALNVVYGIPTYARRGVDKETYYQQIYAALDSEPQLTIDDGADLVTTLHKERSAQALRVIGGTEETTTGVVRLRAMARDGALKYPLVAVNDALTKHFFDNRYGTGQSTIDGILRATNYLLAGSVFVVVGYGWCGRGIAARARGMGARVMVVEVDPFKALEAWMDGFEVTSMRDAASRADFVVTATGNIHVLGEEHIAALKDGAILANAGHFNVEIDIPALEAQARTRRVVRENVEEFVLQDWRRIYLLGEGRLVNLACGEGHPVEVMDLSFANQALSAAWLVSQEGSLKPDVYRVPREIDERVARLKLAAFGVKLEELTGEQKRYLGSWESGT; translated from the coding sequence ATGAATCCTGAGTGTTTGACATTGAAGGACGAAGATCTGAGCAAAAGAGGGGAGCAGCGGATTGAGTGGGCCTGGCGAAGAATGCCCGTCCTCCGACAAATCCAAAAGGGGTGGGAAAACTCCCGGCCGCTCCAGGGGATCCGGCTCGCGGCCTGCCTTCACATCTCTGCCAAAACTGCCAACCTGGCGCGGGTGCTTAAAGCCGGGGGGGCGCAGGTTGTGCTCTGCGCTTCCAATCCGCTCAGCACCCAGGATGACGTCGCCGCCGCCCTCAACGTGGTTTACGGGATTCCCACTTATGCCCGGCGGGGGGTAGACAAAGAAACATACTACCAGCAGATTTACGCTGCCCTTGACAGCGAACCGCAGCTTACCATCGATGACGGGGCGGACCTGGTCACAACGCTGCACAAAGAGCGGTCCGCCCAGGCGCTCCGGGTAATCGGTGGGACCGAGGAAACCACCACCGGCGTGGTAAGACTCCGGGCGATGGCGCGGGACGGCGCTTTAAAGTACCCACTGGTGGCCGTCAACGATGCCTTGACCAAGCATTTCTTCGACAACCGGTACGGCACCGGGCAGTCGACCATCGACGGGATCCTGCGGGCCACCAATTACCTCCTGGCAGGCTCCGTTTTCGTGGTTGTAGGCTACGGCTGGTGCGGGAGGGGGATCGCCGCCAGGGCGCGCGGCATGGGGGCGCGGGTGATGGTGGTTGAAGTCGACCCCTTCAAGGCGCTGGAAGCCTGGATGGACGGGTTCGAGGTCACCAGCATGAGGGACGCGGCATCAAGGGCCGACTTCGTTGTGACTGCAACCGGTAACATCCACGTTTTAGGGGAGGAGCACATCGCCGCTTTGAAGGATGGTGCGATCCTTGCCAACGCCGGGCACTTCAACGTGGAGATCGACATCCCGGCGTTAGAAGCCCAGGCACGAACGCGGCGGGTCGTCCGGGAAAATGTAGAGGAATTTGTTTTACAGGACTGGCGAAGGATTTACCTGCTGGGTGAAGGGAGGCTCGTCAACCTCGCCTGCGGGGAGGGTCACCCTGTCGAGGTAATGGACCTGAGCTTTGCGAATCAAGCCCTATCCGCCGCCTGGCTGGTCTCACAGGAGGGAAGCTTAAAGCCCGATGTCTACCGCGTGCCGCGGGAAATTGACGAGCGTGTAGCTCGTCTAAAACTTGCGGCCTTTGGAGTGAAGCTGGAAGAGCTGACCGGAGAGCAAAAAAGATACCTTGGATCTTGGGAGTCCGGCACCTGA
- the guaA gene encoding glutamine-hydrolyzing GMP synthase translates to MTEKRDLIYVVDFGGQYTQLIARRIRELKVYCEIVPYSITWAELRKRSPCGLVFSGGPASVYAPGAPRCDPGLLAGEVPVLGICYGMQLMAYLLGGKVKQGEKREYGPARLTLLREDSLFRGLPEENSVWMSHGDLVESPPPGFLVAATTPQTPVAAMFDKARQLYGVQFHPEVHHTPQGREILARFLYDVCGCRGDWTPVSFVAEQVETIRQTVGNERVIGALSGGVDSAVAATLVHRAVGDRLTCIFVDHGLLRKGERDEVEKTFRRDLGIRTVVVEARNRFLTKLAGVTDPEAKRRVIGHEFIRVFEEEAGRLGEAGFLLQGTLYPDVIESGTQTAAAIKTHHNVGGIPADLKLRLLEPLRLLFKDEVRQVGLELGLPEAIIWRQPFPGPGLAVRVLGEVTGEKLEIVRDADWIVREEIKGAGLERDIWQYFAVLLPVRSVGVMGDGRTYAHPVVIRAVTSEDAMTADWARIPFEVLARIASRIVNEVPGVNRVLYDITSKPPATIEWE, encoded by the coding sequence TTGACGGAAAAGCGGGATTTAATTTATGTTGTAGATTTCGGGGGCCAGTACACCCAATTGATTGCGCGGCGCATCCGGGAGCTGAAAGTGTACTGCGAGATCGTCCCGTACTCGATAACCTGGGCGGAACTCCGAAAGCGCAGCCCCTGCGGGTTGGTTTTCTCAGGGGGTCCTGCGAGTGTTTACGCTCCCGGAGCGCCCCGCTGCGATCCCGGGCTCCTCGCGGGGGAAGTACCGGTGCTCGGAATTTGCTACGGGATGCAGTTAATGGCATATCTCCTGGGAGGAAAGGTGAAGCAGGGGGAAAAGCGGGAGTACGGTCCCGCCCGGCTTACCCTGCTCCGGGAAGATTCCCTTTTCCGGGGCCTGCCAGAGGAAAATTCTGTCTGGATGAGCCACGGGGATCTTGTCGAGAGCCCTCCGCCCGGTTTTCTTGTTGCCGCAACCACTCCCCAAACCCCTGTGGCGGCAATGTTTGACAAAGCAAGGCAACTGTACGGGGTTCAATTTCACCCGGAGGTCCATCACACCCCTCAGGGCAGGGAGATCCTGGCCCGCTTTCTCTACGATGTCTGCGGCTGCCGGGGGGACTGGACCCCCGTCTCCTTTGTTGCCGAACAGGTGGAAACGATCAGGCAAACCGTCGGGAACGAAAGGGTGATCGGGGCCTTGAGCGGCGGTGTGGACTCTGCTGTTGCGGCTACCCTTGTCCACCGCGCGGTAGGGGACCGGCTCACCTGTATTTTTGTCGACCACGGCCTGCTCCGGAAAGGAGAAAGGGACGAGGTTGAAAAAACCTTCCGCAGGGATCTCGGCATCCGGACCGTTGTTGTGGAGGCGCGGAACCGGTTCTTGACAAAACTGGCGGGAGTGACAGACCCCGAGGCGAAGCGCAGGGTCATCGGTCACGAATTCATCAGGGTCTTTGAGGAAGAAGCCGGCCGGCTCGGTGAGGCAGGATTTCTCCTGCAGGGTACCCTCTACCCCGATGTGATTGAATCCGGGACCCAGACTGCGGCGGCGATCAAAACCCACCACAACGTAGGGGGGATTCCCGCAGATCTCAAGTTGCGCCTCCTTGAGCCGCTGCGCTTGCTCTTTAAGGACGAAGTCAGGCAGGTCGGTCTGGAACTCGGCCTGCCGGAAGCGATCATCTGGCGCCAACCCTTCCCGGGGCCCGGCCTTGCGGTGCGGGTCCTGGGCGAAGTCACCGGGGAAAAGCTGGAAATCGTGCGGGATGCCGACTGGATTGTCAGAGAGGAGATCAAAGGTGCCGGTCTGGAGCGCGACATCTGGCAGTACTTTGCGGTACTTCTTCCTGTCAGGAGTGTCGGGGTGATGGGAGACGGGCGGACTTACGCCCATCCTGTTGTTATCCGGGCGGTCACCAGCGAGGATGCCATGACCGCCGACTGGGCACGCATTCCTTTTGAAGTGCTGGCACGGATCGCCAGCAGGATCGTAAATGAGGTCCCGGGCGTCAACAGGGTTCTTTACGATATTACCTCGAAGCCCCCTGCGACCATCGAATGGGAGTAA
- the groES gene encoding co-chaperone GroES — MNLKPLGDRVVLKVVEAEEKTRGGIVLPDTAKERPQQGEIVAVGTGRVLENGEKAPLEVKVGQRVIFSRYAGTEIKVAGEEYLIVNERDVLAVVD, encoded by the coding sequence GTGAATCTGAAGCCACTAGGCGATCGAGTCGTACTTAAGGTTGTAGAAGCAGAAGAGAAAACAAGGGGTGGAATTGTTTTGCCGGATACTGCAAAAGAAAGACCTCAGCAGGGGGAAATCGTCGCGGTAGGAACGGGAAGGGTCCTTGAAAATGGAGAAAAAGCTCCCCTGGAGGTAAAAGTGGGACAGCGGGTGATTTTCTCCCGTTATGCCGGGACTGAAATTAAGGTTGCCGGTGAAGAGTATTTGATCGTCAACGAACGAGATGTTCTTGCAGTAGTTGACTAA
- the hpt gene encoding hypoxanthine phosphoribosyltransferase — protein sequence MEKLECLLPEDQVQAKIRELAARINQDYAGKELLIIGILRGAFIFMADLVRRLEVPVTVDFIAVSSYGNATRSSGIVRILKDLDESVAGRHLLLVEDIIDTGLTLKYLCDYLQARGPASLRVCTLLDKPDRRKVNLQPDYNGFTIPDYFVVGYGLDCGQRYRNLPGIYVYNPEGPAGRSDTSGEGAGCG from the coding sequence GTGGAGAAACTCGAATGTTTACTGCCGGAAGATCAGGTACAGGCAAAGATTCGGGAACTGGCCGCGCGGATTAATCAAGATTATGCGGGAAAGGAACTTCTGATTATCGGCATCCTGCGGGGTGCTTTTATCTTTATGGCAGATCTGGTCCGCCGGCTCGAGGTTCCGGTAACCGTAGATTTTATTGCTGTTTCCAGCTACGGGAACGCAACCCGGAGTTCGGGTATTGTCAGGATTTTGAAGGACCTGGATGAAAGTGTGGCCGGCCGGCACCTCCTGCTCGTGGAAGATATTATCGACACAGGTCTTACTTTAAAGTATTTATGCGACTACCTCCAGGCGCGCGGCCCCGCCAGCCTGCGGGTCTGCACCTTGCTGGACAAGCCCGACCGCCGCAAGGTGAACCTTCAGCCCGATTACAACGGATTTACGATCCCCGATTATTTTGTGGTGGGATACGGGTTGGATTGCGGGCAGCGTTACCGCAATCTGCCGGGGATCTACGTTTACAACCCGGAAGGCCCGGCCGGTCGGAGCGATACGTCGGGGGAGGGTGCCGGGTGCGGGTGA
- a CDS encoding formate dehydrogenase accessory protein FdhE yields the protein MLSDNGSSFKMHINDYKKGHPELKHLLEIVGDLLTAGETLLKEERRRPAISSLPNREEIRAHFSHQRFALKEKDLPIEQDQFRGILSKLTTILEDTGIIPEPGTFSPTADFEKDAARLHLLDFGETDLAEKKAASKAKEPLRILHLILLYFSVRPFYKSLAEYIRQEVGFETWTAGCCPVCGQLPFLARLEEEDGAKFLACGLCDTSWRFPRLACPFCKSQNEPQIRYFYVPGEEGQRVYVCERCRTYLKTIEPAKLQRKPLLLFEHLVTPHLDLLAQKAGYFPPRNLISALVLARL from the coding sequence ATGCTCAGTGATAACGGCTCCAGCTTTAAAATGCACATTAATGATTACAAAAAGGGTCACCCGGAACTCAAGCATTTGCTTGAGATTGTGGGAGACCTCCTTACAGCAGGAGAGACGCTTTTAAAGGAGGAAAGAAGAAGGCCTGCCATAAGCTCTCTTCCAAATCGAGAAGAAATTAGGGCTCACTTTTCCCACCAGAGATTTGCTTTAAAGGAAAAAGATCTGCCAATAGAACAAGACCAATTCCGGGGCATTTTGAGCAAGCTCACCACAATTTTAGAAGATACCGGTATCATCCCCGAACCAGGTACTTTTTCACCAACTGCTGATTTTGAAAAAGATGCTGCTCGCCTCCACCTGCTTGACTTCGGAGAAACTGACCTGGCAGAAAAGAAAGCAGCGAGCAAGGCGAAAGAACCCCTACGCATTCTCCATTTAATCCTCCTTTACTTCAGTGTACGTCCCTTTTATAAATCCCTTGCTGAATACATCCGTCAAGAAGTGGGATTTGAGACCTGGACCGCGGGGTGCTGCCCCGTATGCGGGCAACTCCCGTTCCTGGCACGCCTGGAAGAAGAAGATGGCGCAAAATTTTTAGCATGCGGGTTGTGCGACACTTCTTGGCGCTTTCCCAGACTGGCTTGCCCTTTTTGCAAATCTCAAAATGAACCACAAATCAGGTATTTTTATGTCCCCGGCGAGGAAGGACAACGCGTTTATGTTTGCGAAAGATGCAGGACCTACCTCAAGACGATTGAACCCGCAAAGCTGCAGCGAAAACCTCTCCTCCTATTTGAACATTTAGTAACACCCCACCTTGACCTTCTCGCGCAAAAGGCAGGTTATTTTCCTCCGCGTAACTTGATTTCCGCTCTTGTTCTGGCGCGTCTGTAA